In Pseudoduganella albidiflava, a single window of DNA contains:
- a CDS encoding S-(hydroxymethyl)glutathione dehydrogenase/class III alcohol dehydrogenase, translating to MKTRAAVAWKAGAPLTIEEVELGGPKEGEVLVEIKATGICHTDYYTLSGADPEGIFPAILGHEGAGVVVDVGPGVKSLKKDDHVIPLYTPECRQCKFCLSQKTNLCQAIRSTQGRGLMPDATSRFSLDGKPIFHYMGTSTFSNYIVVPEIALAKIREDAPFDKVCYIGCGVTTGVGAVLFTAKVEAGANVVVFGLGGIGLNVIQAAKMVGADKIIGVDINPGREAMARQFGMTHFINPNDVENVVDSIIQLTDGGADYSFECVGNTTLMRQALECCHKGWGKSIIIGVAAAGQEISTRPFQLVTGREWKGSAFGGARGRTDVPKIVDWYMDGKLNIDDLITHKLSLDQINEGFDLMKKGESIRSVVMY from the coding sequence ATGAAAACCAGGGCAGCAGTGGCATGGAAGGCGGGCGCCCCGCTGACGATCGAGGAAGTCGAACTGGGCGGGCCGAAGGAAGGCGAAGTCCTCGTCGAGATCAAGGCCACCGGCATTTGCCATACCGATTACTACACGCTGTCCGGTGCCGATCCGGAAGGCATATTCCCGGCCATCCTGGGCCATGAGGGCGCTGGCGTCGTCGTCGACGTCGGGCCCGGCGTGAAAAGCCTGAAGAAGGATGACCACGTCATCCCGCTGTACACGCCGGAATGCCGGCAGTGCAAGTTCTGCCTGTCGCAGAAAACCAACCTGTGCCAGGCCATCCGCTCCACCCAGGGCCGCGGCCTGATGCCGGACGCCACCAGCCGCTTCTCGCTCGACGGCAAGCCCATCTTCCACTACATGGGCACCTCCACCTTCTCGAACTACATCGTGGTGCCGGAAATCGCGCTGGCGAAGATCCGTGAAGACGCGCCGTTCGACAAGGTCTGCTACATCGGTTGCGGTGTCACCACCGGCGTGGGCGCCGTGCTGTTCACGGCCAAGGTGGAAGCGGGCGCCAACGTGGTCGTGTTCGGCCTGGGCGGTATCGGCCTGAACGTGATCCAGGCCGCGAAAATGGTCGGCGCGGACAAGATCATCGGCGTCGACATCAACCCGGGCCGCGAAGCGATGGCGCGCCAGTTCGGCATGACCCACTTCATCAACCCGAACGACGTGGAAAACGTGGTCGACTCGATCATTCAATTGACCGACGGCGGCGCCGACTACAGCTTCGAGTGCGTCGGCAACACCACCCTGATGCGCCAGGCGCTCGAGTGCTGCCACAAGGGCTGGGGCAAGTCGATCATCATCGGCGTGGCGGCGGCCGGCCAGGAAATCAGCACCCGTCCGTTCCAGCTGGTGACCGGCCGTGAATGGAAGGGTTCCGCGTTCGGCGGCGCGCGCGGCCGTACCGACGTGCCGAAGATCGTCGACTGGTACATGGATGGCAAGCTCAATATCGACGACCTGATCACCCACAAGCTGTCGCTGGACCAGATCAACGAAGGCTTCGACCTGATGAAGAAGGGCGAGTCGATCCGCTCGGTGGTGATGTACTGA